The following is a genomic window from Bos taurus isolate L1 Dominette 01449 registration number 42190680 breed Hereford chromosome 11, ARS-UCD2.0, whole genome shotgun sequence.
GGCTGGATAACACTCCCCCACTTCGCCCGGCAGTGGGGGATGAGGATCCGAGGAGAGCAGCGCCGCAGTGCGGGGCTCGGGGACGGACGGGGCCGAAGCGCGCCGGTgccccgggggtggggggctcctcCATTTCTTGGGGGCCCGCTCAGGGCGTCTTGGCCCGCGCGGTGTCTTCGCTCGCTTCTGCTGTTTGGAGCCTGCCGGTCCCCGAAGAGGGGGCCCGCTGCCCCGTCGCGGGGAAGGGGCGGCGCCGCGGGTTCGCGGGCCCGCCGGGCTTGTGCAGATGATGTGAAAGAATATTTGCTATCTGAGTGATGGTGAGGACTGTCCTGACCACCAAGATCGCTGATGTACGAGCCGGGCGCGGCCTCCGGGCCTGCGCGGCGCCGACACAGGGGTCGGGCTTGCCCTCGCGGGTGGCGGGGTCGCCCGCCGTCCGCACTCGTCTTCGGGGGGCCAGGCCCCCGCACCCGCCCCTCTGCAGAGAAACCGGCAGAGGCGGCGGCGAAAGCTGGTGTTTGTTCTCACCCAGCCGAAGGGAAAGAAGGCCAAGGGGAAGAAGGTGGCCCCGGCCCCGGCCGTGGTGAAGAAGCAGGAGGCCAAGAAGGTGGTCAACCCCCTGTTCGAGAAGAGGCCCAAGAATTTTGGCATTGGTAAGAAACGGGAGGAGATGTGTTTTCACGTAGTCCTCGATGGAGAAAATGGTTGAACAGAAGGTCGTGTACTATCTTAGATTTCACTGGGTTTGGAGTCGAGGCTTACTTGGGTTGGAATTCTCACGTTTTTGCCACTTTCTAACTAAATTGTGCCTGGCTTTTAGTCTCTTGCCTTAAGAGGGGGCACAGTGATGGTCGTTTTTCGGTGGCCCGAACTTGCGTCAACACGGAGCCCGGGTGCTGGCCATCAAAAACTGGCGTTCCCAGAGCAGAGGTGATGGGGCTGGCTGCACCTTGGCTGCTTGTTGAACAAGAGGTGGCGCTGTCGTCTCCTCTGTGTTCTTTGGTGTCTGTGTGCAAGTGATGCAAAAGTATGTTACCTGGAAGATGGTGATGACACTTTAAACCACCAAGATCGCTGATGCACTACATCATAAGTGTATGTCTATACCCGAACTCGGCAAGGAGCTTGAGCCTCACCTAGTTACTTTTTACCTCACAGGACAGGACATCCAACCCAAGAGGGACCTCACCCGCTTTGTCAAATGGCCCCGCTACATCCGGCTGCAGCGGCAAAGGGCTATTCTCTATAAGCGGCTGAAAGTGCCTCCTGCAATTAACCAGTTCACGCAGGCCTTGGACCGACAAACAGGTGCGGCTCTGTGGCCTAGAAACACTGTTGGGGGGTATTTCTTGGGCACGGTTGCCACCCTTTCTTGGACCTGCTAGAACTCAGGCGTTTGAAGGGGCAGTAGGTATTTTTAATAGGCTGGTTTTCCTTGTCTAGTTCCACAACATGATATACTGATGGGATAATGAACTGGGTCTGAGATGTCTTGGATTGTGGTTGTACTCAGGACAGTGATCTAGCATTTAAGTGACAAATATCGCAACTTCACATCTGAAcggtggtcttttttttttttgtcagctaCTCAACTGCTTAAGCTGGCCCACAAGTACAGACCAGAGACAAAGCAAGAGAAGAAGCAGAGGCTGCTGGCCCGAGCTGAGAAGAAAGCCGCGGGCAAAGGCGATGTCCCCACCAAGAGGCCACCTGTCCTTCGAGCAGGT
Proteins encoded in this region:
- the RPL7A gene encoding large ribosomal subunit protein eL8; translation: MPKGKKAKGKKVAPAPAVVKKQEAKKVVNPLFEKRPKNFGIGQDIQPKRDLTRFVKWPRYIRLQRQRAILYKRLKVPPAINQFTQALDRQTATQLLKLAHKYRPETKQEKKQRLLARAEKKAAGKGDVPTKRPPVLRAGVNTVTTLVENKKAQLVVIAHDVDPIELVVFLPALCRKMGVPYCIIKGKARLGRLVHRKTCTTVAFTQVNSEDKSALAKLVEAIRTNYNDRYDEIRRHWGGNVLGPKSVARIAKLEKAKAKELATKLG